Proteins encoded within one genomic window of Acidovorax sp. 107:
- the metH gene encoding methionine synthase — protein MSPMSASAPSLPPMKLSGLEPVSIGEGTLFVNIGERTNVTGSKAFARMILNGQYEEALAVARQQVENGAQVIDINMDEAMLDSKAAMVRFLQLIASEPDIARVPIMVDSSKWEVIEAGLRCIQGKGIVNSISMKEGVEKFKHEARLVKRYGAAAVVMAFDEVGQADTYARKIEICERAYRVLVDEVGFPPEDIIFDPNIFAVATGIEEHNNYAVDFIEATRWIKQNLPGAKVSGGVSNVSFSFRGNDPVREAIHTVFLYHAIKAGMDMGIVNAGMVGVYDDLEPVLRERVEDVVLNRRPDAGERLVEIAETAKSGAKDESKKLEWRGTPEHPKTVGERLSHALVHGITDFIVEDTEEAYQAIVAKGGRPLHVIEGPLMDGMNVVGDLFGAGKMFLPQVVKSARVMKSAVAHLLPYIEEEKRQLEAAGGDVKTKGKIIIATVKGDVHDIGKNIVTVVLQCNNFEVVNMGVMVPCHEILARAKVEGADIVGLSGLITPSLEEMQYVAGEMQKDDHFRVKKIPLLIGGATTSRVHTAVKIAPHYEGPVVYVPDASRSVSVAQSLLGDGVQNYVDELNADYDKVRTQHANKKATPLWPLAKIRANKTPVDWSAYQPAVPRALGRRVFKNFDLAELAKYIDWGPFFQTWDLAGPYPAILTDEVVGVEATRVFADGQAMLKKIIEGRWLTASGVMALLPANSVNEDDIEFYTDDTRTEVAMTWYGMRQQAEKHTIDGVTRPSRCLADFVAPKESGIADYAGLFAVTAGLGVEKKEKAFIDALDDYSAIMFKSLADRLAEAFAECLHHRVRTDLWGYAAGEALSNDDMIAEKYQGIRPAPGYPACPDHSAKTDLFRVLNAAEIGMTLTESLAMMPAASVSGFYIGHPDAVYFNVGKIGEDQLHDMAKRRGMDEKVLERLLAPNL, from the coding sequence GTGAGTCCTATGTCCGCGTCTGCCCCGTCCCTGCCCCCCATGAAGCTGTCCGGCCTGGAGCCCGTCTCCATTGGCGAGGGCACGCTGTTCGTCAACATCGGCGAGCGCACCAACGTCACCGGCTCCAAGGCGTTCGCGCGCATGATCTTGAACGGCCAGTACGAAGAGGCCCTGGCCGTGGCGCGCCAGCAGGTGGAAAACGGCGCGCAGGTCATCGACATCAACATGGACGAGGCCATGCTGGACAGCAAGGCCGCCATGGTGCGGTTTCTGCAGCTCATCGCGTCCGAGCCCGACATCGCCCGTGTGCCCATCATGGTGGACAGCTCCAAGTGGGAGGTGATCGAGGCCGGACTGCGCTGCATCCAGGGCAAGGGCATCGTCAACTCCATCAGCATGAAAGAGGGCGTGGAGAAGTTTAAGCACGAGGCGCGGCTGGTCAAGCGCTACGGCGCTGCCGCCGTGGTGATGGCGTTTGACGAAGTGGGCCAGGCCGACACCTACGCCCGCAAGATCGAGATCTGTGAGCGCGCCTACCGCGTGCTGGTCGATGAGGTGGGCTTCCCGCCCGAAGACATCATCTTCGACCCCAACATCTTCGCGGTGGCCACCGGCATCGAGGAGCACAACAACTACGCGGTCGATTTCATCGAGGCCACGCGCTGGATCAAGCAGAACCTGCCGGGCGCCAAGGTCTCGGGCGGTGTGTCCAACGTGTCGTTCAGCTTCCGTGGCAACGACCCCGTGCGCGAGGCCATCCACACCGTGTTTTTGTACCACGCCATCAAGGCCGGCATGGACATGGGCATCGTCAACGCCGGCATGGTGGGTGTGTACGACGACCTGGAGCCCGTGCTGCGCGAGCGTGTGGAAGACGTGGTGCTCAACCGCCGCCCCGACGCGGGTGAGCGCTTGGTCGAAATCGCCGAAACCGCCAAGAGCGGCGCCAAGGACGAGAGCAAGAAGCTCGAATGGCGCGGCACGCCCGAGCACCCCAAGACCGTGGGCGAGCGCCTTTCCCACGCGCTGGTGCACGGCATCACCGACTTCATCGTCGAAGACACCGAAGAGGCTTACCAAGCCATCGTTGCCAAGGGCGGCCGCCCGCTGCACGTGATCGAAGGCCCGCTCATGGACGGCATGAACGTGGTGGGCGACCTGTTTGGCGCGGGCAAGATGTTTTTGCCCCAGGTGGTGAAAAGCGCTCGCGTGATGAAGAGCGCCGTGGCCCACCTGCTGCCCTACATCGAAGAAGAAAAGCGCCAGCTCGAAGCCGCGGGCGGTGACGTGAAGACCAAGGGCAAGATCATCATTGCCACCGTCAAGGGCGACGTGCACGACATCGGCAAGAACATCGTCACCGTCGTGCTCCAGTGCAACAACTTCGAGGTGGTGAACATGGGCGTGATGGTGCCCTGTCACGAGATTCTGGCGCGCGCCAAGGTTGAGGGGGCGGACATCGTGGGCCTGTCGGGCCTGATCACGCCCAGCCTCGAAGAAATGCAGTACGTGGCCGGCGAGATGCAGAAGGACGACCACTTCCGCGTCAAGAAGATCCCGCTGCTCATCGGCGGCGCCACCACCAGCCGTGTGCATACCGCCGTCAAGATCGCACCGCACTATGAAGGCCCCGTGGTCTACGTGCCCGACGCCTCGCGCAGCGTGAGCGTGGCGCAAAGCCTGCTGGGCGATGGCGTGCAGAACTATGTGGACGAGCTGAACGCCGACTACGACAAGGTGCGCACCCAGCACGCCAACAAAAAAGCCACGCCCCTGTGGCCCTTGGCCAAGATCCGCGCCAACAAGACGCCCGTGGACTGGTCGGCCTACCAGCCCGCCGTGCCGCGCGCGCTGGGCCGCCGCGTGTTCAAGAACTTCGATCTGGCCGAGCTGGCCAAGTACATCGACTGGGGCCCGTTCTTCCAGACCTGGGATCTGGCCGGCCCGTACCCTGCCATCCTGACCGACGAGGTGGTGGGCGTGGAAGCCACGCGCGTGTTTGCCGACGGCCAGGCCATGCTGAAAAAGATTATCGAAGGCCGGTGGCTCACGGCCAGCGGCGTGATGGCGCTGCTGCCCGCCAACAGCGTGAACGAAGACGACATCGAGTTCTACACCGACGACACCCGCACCGAAGTCGCCATGACCTGGTACGGCATGCGCCAGCAGGCCGAGAAGCACACCATCGACGGTGTGACCCGCCCCAGCCGGTGTCTCGCCGACTTTGTGGCGCCCAAGGAGAGCGGCATTGCCGACTACGCGGGCCTGTTCGCGGTGACGGCGGGCCTAGGTGTGGAGAAGAAGGAAAAAGCCTTCATCGACGCGCTGGACGACTACTCCGCCATCATGTTCAAGAGCCTGGCCGATCGCTTGGCCGAAGCCTTTGCCGAATGCCTGCACCACCGCGTGCGCACCGACCTGTGGGGCTACGCTGCCGGTGAAGCGCTGAGTAACGACGACATGATTGCCGAGAAGTACCAGGGCATCCGCCCCGCGCCTGGCTACCCGGCCTGCCCGGACCACAGCGCCAAGACCGACCTGTTCCGCGTGCTCAACGCCGCAGAGATCGGCATGACCCTGACGGAGAGCCTGGCCATGATGCCTGCGGCCAGCGTGAGCGGTTTCTACATCGGCCACCCCGATGCGGTGTATTTCAACGTTGGCAAGATCGGCGAAGACCAGCTGCACGACATGGCAAAACGCCGGGGCATGGACGAGAAGGTGCTGGAGCGGTTGCTGGCACCCAACTTATGA